A genome region from Labilibaculum antarcticum includes the following:
- a CDS encoding L-threonylcarbamoyladenylate synthase — protein MLNIIDTHFLTIMHNDIKKALEVLHSGGVILYPTDTIWGIGCDATNPEAVKKVYEIKKREDSKAMLVLMENANRLNSYVDEVPEIAWDLIDTNDQPMTLIYPGAKNLAPNLINSDGTIGIRITREEFTQNLIQRFKKPIVSTSANQSGDVAPANFYEISDEIKEAVDYIVEYRQEDMEKCTPSSIIKIGLGGEFQIIRP, from the coding sequence TTGCTAAATATTATCGACACACATTTCCTTACGATCATGCACAACGACATTAAAAAAGCTTTGGAAGTTCTTCATTCCGGAGGCGTTATTTTATACCCTACTGATACTATTTGGGGTATAGGTTGCGATGCAACAAATCCTGAAGCTGTAAAAAAGGTCTACGAAATTAAGAAAAGGGAAGATTCGAAAGCCATGTTGGTATTAATGGAAAATGCCAATCGTCTGAATTCATATGTTGATGAGGTTCCTGAAATTGCCTGGGATTTAATAGATACAAATGATCAGCCAATGACTTTGATTTATCCGGGAGCTAAAAATCTGGCGCCAAATTTGATCAATTCAGATGGAACCATTGGTATTCGAATTACCCGCGAAGAGTTTACTCAAAACTTGATTCAGCGATTCAAAAAACCAATTGTTTCCACTTCTGCAAATCAAAGTGGAGATGTTGCACCTGCCAACTTTTACGAAATCAGTGATGAAATAAAAGAAGCAGTAGATTATATCGTAGAATACCGACAAGAGGATATGGAAAAATGCACCCCTTCCAGTATCATCAAGATTGGCTTAGGCGGAGAGTTTCAAATTATAAGACCGTAG
- a CDS encoding carboxypeptidase-like regulatory domain-containing protein → MKTSLLTIFLSLFFLFGAFSQEEQHDDSFIVSGKIINSESMEGVSFANIHLYQTYWGIVCDSAGFFHLRVHPDQKLRISALGFQEQIVNITPPKVEEEEIFMEIFMEKSSILLDEVSIYSLGTWSQFKEKFIKTDLPPDENIASTFDFGNLNLAQAEANSLNRQGFGFNVLDGINAIRSIGKKRRDGKRIVPMTDWQLRILQKKYNKEVVGELTHESGFRLELLMEYINTNQKFTYQTSEMYIGVRIKQLYNDFIQEKPEDVNNLSFIDSLGTVRNHLRP, encoded by the coding sequence TTGAAAACAAGTCTACTTACTATATTTCTCTCATTATTCTTTTTATTCGGAGCCTTTTCCCAAGAAGAACAACATGATGATAGCTTTATTGTCTCCGGAAAAATTATTAATTCCGAGAGCATGGAAGGCGTTTCTTTTGCCAACATCCACCTTTACCAAACCTATTGGGGAATTGTTTGCGATAGTGCTGGTTTTTTTCACTTACGAGTACATCCCGATCAAAAATTACGAATATCTGCTTTAGGATTTCAAGAACAGATTGTGAATATTACCCCACCAAAAGTTGAGGAAGAAGAAATTTTCATGGAAATATTCATGGAAAAAAGCAGCATTCTTTTAGATGAGGTAAGCATCTACTCATTAGGAACCTGGAGTCAGTTTAAAGAAAAATTCATCAAAACAGATTTACCTCCAGACGAAAACATTGCATCAACTTTTGATTTTGGGAACTTAAACCTAGCCCAGGCCGAAGCCAATTCTTTAAACAGACAAGGTTTTGGATTCAATGTTCTTGATGGTATTAATGCAATAAGATCTATTGGTAAAAAAAGAAGAGATGGAAAAAGAATCGTACCAATGACTGATTGGCAACTTCGAATTCTTCAGAAAAAATACAACAAAGAGGTAGTTGGTGAATTAACTCATGAGTCAGGTTTTAGGTTAGAACTATTAATGGAGTACATCAATACAAATCAAAAATTCACTTATCAAACCAGTGAAATGTATATCGGAGTGAGAATTAAACAACTTTACAATGATTTTATACAGGAAAAGCCTGAGGATGTGAACAATTTAAGCTTTATAGATTCCTTAGGAACGGTAAGGAACCATCTTCGCCCTTAA
- a CDS encoding uracil-DNA glycosylase yields MSLQKKPAAYMSHSCFLSQISIHESWNPFLSDEIISLISDIEKSIDIEKSTPTSNLTLRFLEMDITQIPVVILGQDPYPQEGVATGRAFEVNGLNSWHDKFRNVSLKNILRCIYKAETNKELKYSEIMGRLNEGDRLEMDEDFKILPPNQLFRYWSEHENVLLLNTAFTCEIGKPNSHSKLWAPFTQKLLKYIATAKPEITWFLWGNNAHQVVKDISISNKIETTHPMICYPRENDILYGQINPFEKTCKLINWTGK; encoded by the coding sequence TTGAGCTTACAAAAAAAACCAGCAGCCTACATGAGTCATTCTTGCTTCCTTTCTCAAATATCCATTCACGAAAGTTGGAATCCTTTTCTTTCTGATGAAATTATTTCTTTGATTAGTGATATTGAAAAATCAATTGACATTGAAAAATCCACGCCAACGTCAAATCTTACGCTACGCTTTTTAGAAATGGATATAACTCAGATTCCGGTTGTGATTTTAGGTCAGGATCCTTATCCTCAAGAGGGAGTAGCTACCGGAAGAGCTTTTGAAGTGAATGGATTAAACTCCTGGCATGATAAGTTTCGGAATGTCTCGTTAAAAAATATTCTACGTTGCATTTACAAGGCTGAAACAAATAAAGAGCTAAAATATTCTGAAATTATGGGTCGCCTTAACGAAGGTGACCGCCTAGAAATGGATGAGGATTTTAAAATATTGCCCCCAAACCAACTTTTTAGATATTGGTCGGAACACGAAAATGTATTGCTTCTAAACACAGCCTTTACTTGCGAAATTGGTAAGCCAAACTCACACAGTAAACTATGGGCGCCATTCACTCAAAAACTACTTAAATATATTGCCACAGCAAAACCTGAAATAACTTGGTTTCTATGGGGTAACAATGCCCATCAAGTAGTTAAAGACATATCAATTTCAAACAAAATAGAAACCACACACCCAATGATTTGCTATCCGCGTGAAAATGACATTCTGTATGGTCAAATAAATCCATTTGAAAAAACCTGCAAACTCATTAACTGGACTGGTAAATAG
- a CDS encoding acyl-CoA thioesterase, translated as MEFKHTKKIQIRFGDIDLMGHANNGVQLSYLDLARMEYFKKVYGEVIDWNDAGLIVAHLEIDYLSPILLNDKIEVHTKIYKIGTKSVSLHQNIVDLLTGEIKTRTSQVMVAYSRKLGESIKVPETLKIRIREFEGEVSI; from the coding sequence ATGGAGTTCAAGCATACAAAGAAAATACAAATTCGTTTTGGCGATATCGATCTAATGGGACACGCCAATAATGGTGTACAGTTGAGTTATTTAGACTTGGCTCGAATGGAATATTTCAAAAAAGTTTATGGGGAGGTAATTGACTGGAACGATGCAGGTTTAATCGTAGCTCATCTGGAAATTGATTATTTGTCGCCTATACTGCTAAACGACAAAATAGAAGTACATACAAAAATCTATAAAATTGGAACTAAAAGTGTCTCACTACACCAAAATATAGTCGATTTACTAACAGGCGAAATTAAAACCAGAACATCGCAGGTAATGGTTGCCTACAGTCGAAAGTTAGGTGAAAGCATAAAAGTGCCTGAAACACTAAAAATTAGAATACGCGAGTTCGAAGGAGAAGTATCAATTTGA
- a CDS encoding head GIN domain-containing protein gives MKTKKIVAIFALFAFILSGSMVFAQKTETREVRDFNSISLSIHAKVFVTQDNSTSVKIKGDADDLDEIITEVEDGTLKIKRKKNKSWGWNSSFKNIEVYISSSQIKNLSISGSGNIVAKSSIKTDNAKYAISGSGNIFIEDLSAENIECHISGSGDINLEGDGLQELEIHISGSGNVNAGHLKSENVSVRVSGSGDCKVYATKNLNARVAGSGDIYYRGKPESIDSKSAGSGSIKSIGM, from the coding sequence ATGAAGACAAAAAAAATTGTTGCCATATTTGCCTTATTCGCTTTTATATTGAGCGGTAGTATGGTTTTTGCACAGAAAACGGAGACTCGTGAGGTGCGAGATTTTAACTCGATCAGTTTGTCGATTCATGCAAAAGTCTTTGTAACACAAGACAACTCAACCTCTGTTAAAATTAAAGGTGATGCCGATGATTTGGATGAAATTATTACTGAAGTGGAAGATGGAACTTTAAAAATTAAGCGTAAAAAAAATAAAAGTTGGGGATGGAACAGTTCCTTTAAAAATATTGAGGTGTATATTTCTTCATCGCAGATAAAGAATCTAAGCATTTCTGGTTCGGGTAATATTGTAGCCAAAAGCAGTATTAAAACGGACAATGCCAAGTATGCAATAAGTGGAAGTGGTAATATCTTTATTGAAGATTTATCGGCTGAAAACATTGAGTGCCACATTTCCGGATCGGGAGACATTAACCTGGAGGGAGATGGATTACAAGAACTTGAAATACATATTAGTGGATCGGGTAATGTTAATGCCGGCCATCTTAAATCTGAAAACGTAAGTGTTCGCGTATCAGGATCGGGAGATTGCAAGGTATACGCAACAAAAAACCTGAACGCGAGAGTAGCCGGCAGCGGTGATATTTACTACCGAGGCAAACCTGAGTCTATCGACTCAAAATCAGCAGGTTCTGGCTCAATAAAATCAATTGGAATGTAA
- a CDS encoding 30S ribosomal protein S16 has product MPVKIRLARHGRKRNAFYHIVVADSRSPRDGKYIERIGSYNPNTNPATINLDFDKAINWLGNGAQPTDTARAILSYEGVMMKKHLLDGVKKGAFDEATAEVKYEAWKKEKDAKINAKKDGLSKNADDAAKARLEAETKINTDRAEIIAKRVSDAEAIVKAEEAAARAEKAEKEAAKEAEKAEKEAEKAAKEAAKEAEKEAKLAAAKAAAAEAAAPAAPAEGSEGSDETKA; this is encoded by the coding sequence ATGCCAGTAAAAATTAGACTCGCTAGACACGGTCGCAAAAGAAACGCATTCTACCACATTGTGGTAGCAGACAGCAGATCACCACGTGATGGTAAATACATTGAGCGTATTGGATCTTATAATCCAAACACCAATCCTGCTACAATTAACTTGGATTTTGACAAAGCTATCAACTGGCTTGGTAACGGTGCTCAGCCTACTGACACTGCAAGAGCAATTTTATCTTACGAAGGTGTAATGATGAAAAAGCACTTGTTAGACGGTGTGAAAAAAGGTGCTTTTGATGAAGCAACTGCTGAAGTAAAATACGAAGCATGGAAGAAAGAAAAAGATGCTAAAATCAACGCTAAGAAAGATGGTCTTTCGAAAAACGCTGATGACGCAGCTAAAGCTCGTTTAGAAGCTGAAACTAAGATTAACACTGACAGAGCAGAAATTATCGCTAAGAGAGTTTCTGATGCTGAAGCTATTGTGAAAGCTGAAGAAGCTGCTGCAAGAGCTGAAAAAGCAGAAAAAGAAGCTGCAAAAGAAGCAGAAAAAGCAGAAAAAGAAGCTGAGAAAGCTGCAAAAGAAGCTGCAAAAGAAGCTGAGAAAGAAGCTAAATTAGCTGCTGCAAAAGCTGCTGCTGCTGAAGCCGCTGCTCCTGCTGCTCCTGCTGAAGGTTCTGAAGGTTCTGATGAAACTAAAGCTTAA
- the dnaE gene encoding DNA polymerase III subunit alpha, with amino-acid sequence MTAFTHLHVHSQYSILDGAASVQGLVTKAKEDGMTALAITDHGNMFGAKQFHDIATKNGVKPILGIEAYVARRDRNQKSEREDRSGYHLIILAKNLEGYHNLMRLASFGYTEGFYYKPRIDRELLEKYGEGLIISSACLGGEIPQKIMAGNLDGAKDTIRWYKNLFGADFYLEIMRHKTDDPQVNANIYDNQQLCNVKILELGKEFDVKVIATNDSHFLNAEDADAHDLLICLNTGKDLDDPKRMRYTKQEFFKTSNEMLELFSDVPEAITNTAEIAEKVEEYVLDLAPFMPDFPIPEGFEDADAFLRHLAFEGAHERWGEDLEPNVVERLDFELDTIKKMGFPGYFLITWDFIKAARDMGVIVGPGRGSAAGSAVAYSIKITNIDPIKYDLLFERFLNPDRISMPDVDIDFDDDGRQMVLDWVTEKYGHDKVSHIVTFGTMAAKMAIRDVARVLKLPLPEADRLAKMIPDGPKVSLKKAFAEEPEFAKEKDSDNPLISRTLKFAETLEGSIRQTGVHACGVIIGRDPLIEHIPVMKVKDYNLLVTQYDGRFVEPVGMLKMDFLGLKTLSIIKDTLANIKLSRGIDIDVDKISLTDEKAFEMFAKGETTGIFQFESPGMKKHLRALKPNRFEDLVAMNALYRPGPMEYIPQFIRRKHGEEEIQYDHPIMEKYLDDTYGITVYQEQVMLQSRALAGFTRGMSDSLRKAMGKKQIKMMDELKVKFINGCHDNPEFMEGVNGDNVKADKTIEKIWSDWEAFAKYAFNKSHSVCYAYIAYQTGFLKAHYPAEFMAAVLSRNLSDITKVTIFMDECKRMGMPVLGPDVNESYSRFMVNKEGDIRFGMAAIKGVGEQAVIDIINERENGNFKSIFDFIERVNLRTVNKRTMENLAMSGGFDSFGLKRGQYFHADEFDSTFMENLVKYGNKLQAENNSMQQTLFGDVDDYVVIPPKIPQCADWHKLERLNKEKALIGIYLSAHPLDDFRLEIESFCNATFSKLSSSMEFYKDKEVSVAGMVTAVRRGTTKTGNPFAIVTIEDFTDSYEFAFFSKDFVEYGNYFIEGISIFINGRVQTRSWPRDSTELEFKVKGISLLSEVREKRVKEITVEIPLMSLTNELITEMASCMEESKGNLKVNFVIFDNRNVRMKMFSRSCRVNLSNELIEYFKNNPDIEFKIN; translated from the coding sequence ATGACCGCATTCACGCATTTACACGTTCATTCACAATATTCCATTCTCGATGGAGCTGCCAGTGTACAAGGACTGGTTACTAAAGCCAAAGAAGATGGTATGACCGCCTTGGCGATTACCGATCATGGCAACATGTTTGGCGCAAAACAGTTTCACGATATCGCAACTAAAAATGGAGTGAAACCAATATTAGGAATCGAGGCTTATGTAGCCAGAAGAGATCGAAATCAAAAAAGTGAAAGAGAAGACCGTTCAGGATATCATTTAATTATTCTGGCCAAAAACTTGGAGGGATACCATAATTTAATGCGATTGGCATCTTTTGGATATACCGAAGGATTCTACTACAAACCAAGAATCGATCGCGAATTACTCGAGAAATACGGGGAAGGATTAATTATTAGTTCTGCTTGTTTGGGAGGAGAAATTCCTCAGAAAATTATGGCCGGTAATTTAGATGGAGCAAAAGATACCATCCGGTGGTATAAAAATTTATTTGGAGCCGATTTCTATTTGGAAATCATGCGTCATAAAACCGACGATCCTCAGGTGAATGCGAACATCTACGATAATCAGCAGTTGTGTAATGTAAAAATACTGGAATTAGGGAAAGAATTCGATGTTAAAGTAATTGCGACAAACGATTCTCATTTCTTAAATGCCGAAGATGCAGATGCTCATGATTTATTAATTTGTTTAAATACGGGTAAGGATCTTGACGATCCTAAACGAATGCGATATACGAAGCAGGAATTTTTCAAGACAAGCAATGAAATGCTCGAATTGTTTTCTGATGTTCCCGAGGCAATTACCAATACAGCAGAAATAGCCGAAAAGGTTGAAGAGTATGTGTTGGATTTGGCTCCGTTTATGCCCGATTTTCCTATTCCAGAAGGTTTCGAGGATGCCGATGCTTTTCTTCGACACTTAGCTTTCGAAGGAGCACATGAACGTTGGGGGGAGGACTTAGAGCCAAATGTTGTAGAGCGTTTGGATTTCGAGCTGGATACCATCAAGAAAATGGGATTCCCTGGTTATTTCCTGATTACATGGGATTTTATCAAGGCAGCACGGGATATGGGTGTGATTGTTGGTCCTGGTCGTGGTTCTGCTGCAGGTTCAGCTGTTGCTTATAGTATTAAAATTACCAATATCGACCCGATTAAATATGATTTACTGTTCGAGCGTTTTCTGAATCCCGATCGTATCTCCATGCCCGATGTGGATATCGATTTTGATGATGATGGTCGCCAAATGGTATTGGATTGGGTTACCGAAAAATACGGACACGATAAGGTGTCGCATATTGTTACTTTTGGAACTATGGCCGCCAAAATGGCCATTCGTGATGTTGCAAGAGTTTTAAAATTGCCACTTCCCGAAGCCGATCGACTGGCAAAAATGATTCCAGACGGGCCAAAAGTGAGCCTTAAAAAGGCATTTGCCGAGGAACCGGAATTCGCCAAAGAAAAAGATTCTGATAATCCTTTAATATCCAGAACCTTGAAGTTCGCAGAAACTTTGGAGGGTTCCATACGACAAACGGGAGTTCATGCTTGTGGTGTGATCATAGGTCGAGATCCATTAATCGAGCACATTCCTGTAATGAAGGTGAAGGATTACAATCTATTGGTAACACAGTATGATGGGCGATTTGTTGAGCCAGTTGGGATGTTGAAGATGGATTTCTTGGGTTTGAAAACGCTATCCATTATTAAAGATACATTGGCCAATATCAAATTGTCTAGAGGAATTGACATTGATGTTGATAAAATTTCTTTGACCGACGAGAAGGCGTTCGAGATGTTTGCCAAGGGTGAAACTACAGGTATATTCCAGTTTGAGTCACCAGGAATGAAAAAACATCTTCGTGCTTTAAAACCTAACCGGTTTGAAGATTTGGTTGCCATGAATGCCTTGTATCGTCCGGGACCGATGGAATACATTCCACAGTTTATTCGCCGAAAGCATGGCGAAGAAGAGATTCAGTACGATCATCCAATTATGGAAAAATATTTGGATGACACTTACGGAATTACGGTGTATCAGGAGCAAGTTATGCTTCAGTCACGAGCTTTGGCTGGATTTACCCGAGGCATGTCCGATTCATTGCGTAAAGCGATGGGTAAGAAGCAGATTAAAATGATGGATGAACTGAAGGTGAAGTTCATCAATGGATGTCACGATAATCCCGAATTTATGGAGGGGGTTAATGGTGATAATGTTAAAGCAGATAAAACAATTGAAAAGATTTGGTCCGATTGGGAGGCCTTTGCCAAATATGCATTTAATAAATCGCACTCGGTTTGTTATGCCTATATCGCTTATCAAACCGGATTTCTGAAAGCACACTATCCTGCTGAATTTATGGCTGCAGTATTAAGCCGGAATTTATCTGATATCACCAAAGTTACCATTTTTATGGATGAGTGTAAACGCATGGGAATGCCTGTATTGGGACCTGATGTGAATGAATCTTATTCTCGTTTCATGGTAAACAAAGAAGGTGACATTCGTTTTGGAATGGCTGCAATAAAAGGCGTTGGAGAACAGGCTGTTATAGATATTATTAATGAAAGAGAGAATGGGAATTTTAAATCCATTTTTGATTTTATCGAGCGGGTTAATCTTCGAACGGTTAATAAGCGAACCATGGAGAATCTGGCCATGTCTGGTGGGTTTGATAGTTTTGGCTTAAAACGAGGTCAATATTTTCATGCAGATGAATTTGATTCCACTTTCATGGAAAATTTAGTGAAATATGGAAATAAACTGCAGGCAGAAAACAACAGTATGCAACAAACCTTATTCGGGGATGTTGATGATTATGTAGTAATACCGCCAAAAATTCCGCAGTGTGCCGATTGGCATAAGTTGGAACGTTTAAATAAGGAGAAAGCTTTAATTGGCATCTACCTTTCAGCTCATCCTTTGGATGATTTTCGCTTGGAAATTGAGTCGTTCTGTAATGCGACCTTCTCTAAATTAAGCTCATCGATGGAGTTTTATAAGGATAAGGAAGTTAGTGTTGCAGGTATGGTAACTGCGGTGAGAAGAGGAACCACCAAAACGGGAAATCCTTTCGCAATTGTTACTATAGAAGACTTTACGGATTCCTATGAATTTGCGTTTTTCTCGAAAGATTTTGTTGAATATGGCAATTACTTTATCGAAGGGATTTCCATATTTATAAATGGAAGGGTGCAAACCCGAAGTTGGCCGCGCGATTCAACAGAATTGGAGTTTAAGGTGAAGGGCATTAGTTTGCTTTCCGAGGTAAGAGAAAAAAGAGTAAAAGAGATTACTGTTGAGATTCCGCTAATGAGCCTTACTAATGAGTTAATCACAGAGATGGCAAGTTGTATGGAGGAGAGTAAAGGGAATTTAAAGGTTAATTTTGTTATATTCGACAATCGAAATGTGAGAATGAAAATGTTTTCAAGATCTTGTAGGGTAAACCTTTCCAATGAATTGATTGAATATTTTAAGAATAATCCTGATATTGAATTCAAAATTAATTAA
- a CDS encoding carboxypeptidase-like regulatory domain-containing protein gives MNLKRVFYISLILLLSSTYYSFSEDSKIDSIISISGQVLHSKSLTPISFATITIKRTRKGVICDSLGIFHLQIQQNDTLRISALGYKPKEWMLPAKNNSNNPIFTIKLDKISYLLKEVTVSSWKNWTDFKEEFIRTKAPKEDELEINLKMSEVDMKNIKDAIAVNNNQSFDFAGALIYYGIKLFEKKKIPEVVFSKEIQELHDQILAEKYNNEIIKQRTNQEGDELEKLRAFINRNTNFTYETNEITIQTKVVELYEKYKNSIDSTNFYQFRIDTLRKIPNHLKPF, from the coding sequence ATGAATTTAAAGAGGGTATTTTACATTTCATTAATTCTACTTCTGAGCTCCACCTATTACTCATTTTCTGAAGACTCCAAAATTGATTCAATAATAAGTATTTCAGGGCAAGTTCTTCATTCGAAAAGCTTGACTCCTATTTCTTTCGCAACCATTACAATTAAAAGAACGCGCAAAGGAGTCATTTGCGATAGCCTTGGTATTTTTCATTTGCAAATTCAACAGAACGACACGCTTCGAATAAGTGCTTTAGGGTACAAACCAAAAGAATGGATGTTGCCTGCTAAAAACAATAGTAACAATCCAATTTTCACAATCAAACTAGACAAAATATCCTACCTACTTAAAGAAGTTACAGTTTCTTCTTGGAAAAACTGGACCGATTTTAAAGAGGAGTTTATTCGCACAAAAGCCCCTAAAGAAGATGAGCTTGAAATAAACTTGAAAATGTCAGAGGTGGATATGAAAAATATTAAAGATGCAATTGCAGTTAATAATAATCAAAGCTTTGATTTTGCTGGGGCTTTAATTTATTATGGCATTAAACTATTCGAAAAAAAGAAAATTCCGGAAGTTGTATTTTCCAAAGAAATTCAAGAGTTACATGATCAGATTTTAGCTGAAAAATACAACAATGAAATAATAAAACAGCGAACAAACCAAGAGGGCGATGAACTTGAAAAATTAAGAGCGTTTATCAACAGAAATACTAACTTTACTTATGAAACAAACGAAATTACAATACAGACTAAAGTAGTAGAGCTTTACGAGAAATATAAAAACAGCATTGACAGTACCAACTTTTATCAATTTAGAATAGATACCCTCAGAAAAATCCCTAATCATTTAAAGCCATTCTAA
- the rimM gene encoding ribosome maturation factor RimM (Essential for efficient processing of 16S rRNA), with translation MLKIEDCYLAGTFTKTHGVKGELVANKNSNLLEKNKLGSVLVDIDGGLVPFFIPKNGITLRNHSSVRIGIEDLDTEAKAKRFIGCDIYIPMKDVPEYVAEGDDLDPNVLIGFIYIDEEKGKLGEIEDIQDYSGNIVLVISVNDQEVLIPFAEENFIEIDEENKTITMQTSEGLIDMYLEEE, from the coding sequence ATGCTTAAAATAGAAGATTGCTACTTGGCCGGAACATTTACTAAAACTCATGGAGTTAAAGGCGAATTAGTTGCCAATAAAAACAGCAACCTTCTTGAAAAAAATAAATTGGGATCAGTTCTTGTCGATATCGACGGAGGACTGGTTCCTTTTTTTATTCCTAAAAACGGTATTACTCTGCGAAATCATTCTTCTGTGCGTATTGGTATAGAAGATTTGGACACGGAAGCGAAAGCAAAGCGATTTATTGGTTGCGATATTTACATTCCCATGAAAGATGTTCCTGAATATGTAGCAGAAGGGGATGATCTTGATCCAAATGTGTTGATCGGTTTCATTTACATTGATGAGGAAAAAGGGAAATTGGGTGAAATTGAAGATATTCAAGATTACTCAGGTAATATTGTTCTGGTTATTTCGGTTAACGATCAGGAAGTTCTGATTCCTTTTGCAGAAGAAAACTTCATTGAAATAGATGAAGAAAATAAAACCATTACCATGCAGACCTCCGAAGGTCTTATCGACATGTATTTAGAAGAGGAATAA
- a CDS encoding 2,3,4,5-tetrahydropyridine-2,6-dicarboxylate N-succinyltransferase produces the protein MYQKLRESIEAAWDDRSLLSTPKVQKNIEEIIELLDKGILRTAEPLADGWQVNEWVKKAVILYFPIRKMETIEVGPFEFHDKMALKSNYAELGVRVVPHAIARYGAFIAKGVIMMPSYINIGAFVDEGTMVDTWATVGSCAQIGKHVHLSGGVGIGGVLEPIQAAPVIIEDNCFIGSRCIVVEGVHLEKEVVLGANVVLTGSTRIIDVTGEKPVEHSGFIPARSVVIPGTRTKKFPAGEYQVPCALIIGKRKASTDLKTSLNDALREYNVAV, from the coding sequence ATGTACCAAAAATTGAGAGAAAGCATTGAAGCTGCATGGGATGACCGGTCACTTTTGAGTACTCCTAAAGTACAAAAAAACATAGAAGAAATAATTGAGCTGTTAGACAAAGGAATTCTTCGCACTGCAGAACCACTAGCAGACGGATGGCAAGTAAATGAATGGGTGAAAAAAGCTGTAATTCTTTATTTCCCAATTCGAAAAATGGAGACTATTGAAGTCGGTCCATTTGAATTCCACGATAAAATGGCATTGAAAAGTAACTATGCCGAATTGGGAGTTCGAGTAGTACCTCACGCAATTGCACGATACGGTGCTTTTATTGCAAAAGGGGTAATCATGATGCCTTCGTATATAAATATTGGAGCTTTTGTGGATGAAGGAACAATGGTTGACACATGGGCAACAGTAGGATCTTGTGCGCAGATAGGCAAACATGTTCACCTTAGTGGTGGTGTTGGTATTGGTGGCGTGTTAGAGCCAATTCAAGCTGCTCCGGTAATCATCGAAGACAATTGTTTTATTGGTTCCCGCTGCATTGTTGTAGAAGGCGTTCATTTGGAAAAAGAAGTTGTACTGGGTGCTAATGTAGTACTTACCGGATCGACAAGAATAATAGATGTGACTGGAGAAAAACCTGTTGAACACAGTGGATTTATTCCAGCTCGTTCAGTAGTGATTCCAGGAACAAGAACCAAAAAATTTCCAGCAGGAGAATATCAGGTTCCTTGTGCTTTAATCATCGGAAAAAGAAAAGCATCTACCGATTTAAAGACCTCGTTGAATGATGCATTGCGCGAATACAATGTAGCAGTCTAA